A genomic stretch from Erigeron canadensis isolate Cc75 chromosome 9, C_canadensis_v1, whole genome shotgun sequence includes:
- the LOC122582089 gene encoding polygalacturonase-like, producing MDKYLLIAACICFIFSFLQSSCNAASYNVVRFGARADGRTDSSQAFTRAWRAACASWSSSTVYIPKGTFMTRPVVFSGPCRNRILFQNNGKLVAPPNYQDMGYSGFWILFTKVNRLTVRGGTIDARGSRFWACRRSGSRCPPGVRSITFMWSNNVLVSGLKSLYSQLIHVAVSRCNNIIFQHMNIIAPSRSPNTDGFIIQSSTGVTIRNSLIKTGDDCIAIGPGSKNVWIEKIACGPGHGISIGSLGNSFNEAGVQNVTVSNVVFTKTQNGVRIKSWARDSKSYATNVEFRNIIMIAVDNPIIIDQIYCPSNRCPRETSGVEVSNVRYSNIRGTSTTPEAVKFQCSVSNPCRGIRMRHIRLTTPNRVTTSTCENVHGSASGILVPRSCF from the exons ATGGACAAATACCTTCTAATAGCTGCTTGCATTTGCTTTATATTCTCATTTTTACAATCTTCATGTAATGCAGCTTCTTACAATGTGGTTAGGTTTGGTGCTAGAGCTGATGGTCGAACCGACTCAAGCCAGGCCTTCACAAGAGCTTGGAGAGCGGCCTGCGCATCATGGAGTTCGTCCACGGTTTACATCCCTAAGGGCACCTTCATGACTAGGCCCGTCGTGTTTAGTGGACCATGCAGGAATAGGATCTTGTTTCAAAACAATGGCAAACTTGTTGCACCACCAAATTATCAGGATATGGGGTACTCCGGGTTCTGGATACTATTCACTAAGGTTAATAGGTTAACCGTTCGTGGAGGAACCATTGATGCCAGAGGTTCCAGATTCTGGGCTTGTAGACGATCTGGCAGTCGTTGCCCACCTGGAGTAAGA TCAATAACATTCATGTGGTCAAACAATGTGTTGGTTAGCGGGCTAAAGTCTTTGTACAGCCAACTCATCCATGTTGCCGTGAGCCGATGCAACAACATTATTTTCCAACATATGAACATTATAGCCCCAAGCCGCAGCCCAAATACAGATGGTTTCATTATTCAATCATCTACTGGTGTTACCATTAGGAACAGTCTAATCAAGACTGGAGACGATTGCATTGCAATTGGTCCTGGTTCTAAGAATGTATGGATCGAGAAAATAGCTTGTGGCCCTGGTCACGGTATTAG CATAGGTAGCCTGGGGAATAGTTTTAATGAAGCTGGCGTTCAAAATGTAACAGTATCGAATGTTGTATTTACCAAAACACAAAATGGGGTGCGAATTAAATCATGGGCTCGGGATAGCAAGAGCTATGCAACAAATGTGGAGTTCAGGAACATTATAATGATTGCTGTCGACAATCCAATTATCATAGATCAGATTTATTGCCCAAGTAACCGATGCCCACGTGAG ACGTCTGGAGTCGAAGTGAGCAATGTAAGATATAGCAACATAAGAGGGACATCAACAACACCTGAAGCTGTGAAGTTCCAATGCAGTGTGAGCAATCCTTGCAGAGGTATTCGGATGCGTCATATCAGACTAACAACGCCAAATCGAGTAACCACTTCAACCTGTGAAAATGTGCATGGTTCGGCTTCAGGCATATTAGTTCCCAGAAGCTGTTTCTGA
- the LOC122583463 gene encoding polygalacturonase-like gives MNKQLLKAALIICIILSIMICCSNAASYNVVSYGARADGRTDSSKAFMNAWKAACASRSSTMVYIPRGTYMTKPVVFSGPCRSRILFQIDGTIVAPPNYQDMGNTGFWILFSKVSRLTIHGGTIDARGSKFWACRQTGSNCPAGVRSLSILWSNDVVITGLKSLYSELIHITVSDSNHIHLEHMNIIAPSRSPNTDGIIIQSSSGVTIKNSMIRTGDDCIAVGPGSKNIWIEKIACGPGHGISIGSLGNSLNEAGVQNVTVTNTVFKKTQNGVRIKSWARDSKSYATNVEFRNLIMQAVDNPIIIDQTYCPDNRCPHQTSGVEVSNVKYSNIKGTSTTVEAVKFQCSVSNPCRGIQMRNIRLTTPNRATTSICENVHGSNSGSVVPRSCF, from the exons ATGAATAAGCAACTTCTAAAAGCTGCTTTGATCATTTGCATTATTTTATCAATCATGATATGTTGTAGTAATGCAGCTTCATACAATGTAGTTAGTTACGGGGCTAGAGCCGATGGTCGAACTGACTCGAGCAAAGCTTTCATGAATGCATGGAAGGCTGCTTGTGCTTCGAGAAGTTCGACCATGGTTTATATCCCTAGGGGGACTTACATGACTAAACCGGTCGTGTTTAGTGGACCATGTAGAAGCAGGATCTTGTTTCAAATAGATGGTACCATTGTTGCACCACCTAATTATCAAGACATGGGTAACACCGGGTTTTGGATATTGTTTTCTAAGGTCTCGAGGTTAACCATTCATGGCGGAACCATTGATGCTAGAGGTTCTAAGTTTTGGGCTTGTCGACAGACCGGTAGTAATTGTCCGGCTGGAGTAAGG TCTTTATCGATCTTGTGGTCGAACGATGTTGTAATTACGGGACTCAAGTCATTGTACAGCGAATTAATTCACATCACCGTGAGCGATAGCAATCATATACATTTAGAACATATGAACATTATTGCTCCTAGTCGTAGCCCGAATACAGATGGTATCATTATTCAGTCATCTTCTGGTGTTACCATCAAGAACAGTATGATCAGGACTGGGGATGATTGCATTGCGGTCGGGCCTGGCTCCAAAAATATATGGATTGAAAAAATTGCTTGTGGCCCAGGCCATGGTATAAG CATAGGAAGCTTGGGGAATAGTTTAAATGAAGCGGGAGTGCAAAACGTGACAGTGACAAACACGGTGTTCAAGAAAACACAAAATGGGGTACGGATCAAATCTTGGGCACGGGATAGCAAGAGCTATGCAACAAATGTGGAATTCAGGAACCTTATTATGCAGGCAGTTGACAACCCGATCATCATTGATCAGACTTACTGCCCAGATAATCGATGTCCACATCAG acaTCTGGAGTCGAAGTAAGCAATGTGAAATACAGCAACATAAAAGGAACATCAACTACAGTTGAAGCCGTGAAGTTTCAATGCAGCGTGAGCAATCCGTGCAGAGGGATTCAGATGCGTAACATCAGACTAACCACACCAAATAGAGCAACCACTTCAATATGTGAAAATGTGCATGGTTCCAACTCGGGCTCAGTCGTCCCACGAAGCTGTTTCTGA